The sequence ACAGGGCCATCGACACCGTGCGCACCGCTCCTCCGGCCCTCGAGGAGCTGCTCAGCCGTAGTGCCCAGGCCCGCGACGTGGCGCTGAAAACGCTTTCGGCGTCGAGGGACGCCGCGCTGGAGACCGCCGAACGGGTTGTGCGCGGCGAGGGAGCGCAGGAGGCTGCCGACGCGCTGCACAACGTCCGGGCCGCCACCGGCGTCCTCGATGCCGACGAGCTGCCCATCGCGGACTACACGGAGCTCAATGTGAGCCAGGCTGTCGCCGCGGTCAAGGACCTCTCCGAGCCGGCCGACATCCGGGTGATCATCGCGTTCGAAGAGGCGCACAAGAACAGGCACGGCGTCGTCTCGGCGGCGCAGACGCGGTTGGCCGACATCGCCAAGGAGGTCGTCGGCATCAGCTGAGCGGTTTGACAACGAAGTGCCCCGGTGCCTGAGCGCGCCGGGGCATTTCTTTGTCTTGCCAAAGGGGCGTGCCCGCCAGCACAATAAAACGAAAGACATTCGTTTTAGGAGCGGAATGATCACTCTGACAGCCGCGGCGCCCGCCTCGTTGTCGCGCACCACGGCGACTAATCGCCCGTCCCTACGGGTCGGGTTGGTTCAACACAGGTGGCGGCCGGACCCCACGGTGTTGACGTCGGTCCTGCGTGGCGCGATCGATCGGGCGGCGGGTGAAGGCGCGCGGATCGTCTTCCTGCCCGAGATCGCCCTGCTGCGGTATCCGGCAGATGTTCCAGCAGGCCCCGATTCGGGCGCTGCGGCCGAGGATCTGGTTGACGGCCCGACGTTCGCCCTGGCCGCCGACGCGGCGCGGGCCAACGGAATCTTCGTGCACGCGTCGCTGTACGAGAAGGCGCAGGCCGAGGACGGCCTCGGGTTCAACACCGCCATCCTGGTCTCGCCGTCCGGCGAACTGGTGGGTCGCACCCGCAAACTGCACATCCCGATCTCGGCGGGCTACTACGAGGACACCTACTTCCGGGCCGGGACCGCGGACGGCAACCCATACCCGGTCTACGAGCCCGACGGCCTCGGCGCCCGCATCGGCATGCCGACGTGCTGGGACGAATGGTTCCCCGAAGTCGCCCGCAACTACTCGCTCGGCGGCGCCGAAATCGTCGTCTACCCAACGGCGATCGGCTCGGAGCCGAAATTTCCGGCGTTCGACACCCGCCCGTTGTGGCAGCAGGTGATCGTGGCCAACGGCATAAGCAGCGGGCTCTTCATGGTGGTGCCCAACCGCACCGGCGACGAAGGTGCCCTGTCCTTCTACGGCTCGTCGTTCATCTCCGACCCGTACGGCCGCGTTCTCGTGGCCGCCCCGCGCGACGAGGAGGCCGTGCTCGTCGCCGATCTCGATCTGGACCAGCGCCGCGACTGGCTCGAGCTGTTCCCCTTCCTGTTGACCCGCAGACCGGACACCTATGCCGCCCTGACCGCACCCGTCGACACCGAGCGGCCCTACGGGGCGGGCCACGCCGCGACGGCCGTCATCAAATGACCCTGCGTGAGTAGGGCTCTCGGCGTAGGGTGCCGCTGGTGACCGCGACGATCTTCACCGGTGGCGTGATCTGGACCGGCTCGGGTCCCGTGACCGATGCGCTCCTTGTCACCGACGGGGTGGTACGCGCGACCGGCGACGAAGCCAGGTCATCGGCGGAAGGCGCCGACGAGATTGATCTCGGTGGCGGCTTCCTGATGCCGTCGTTCGGCGACGGGCACGCCCATCCGCTGTACGGCGGCCTCGAGTCCGCGGGCCCGGAGGTCCGGCCGTGTCACACCGTCGATGAGATCGTCTCCGCCGTCAAAGACTTCGCGATGAAGAATCCCGACGAAGACTGGATCGTCGGCGCGTCATACGAGAGCAGCATGGCGCCCGACGGACTGTTCGACGCCCGCTGGCTCGACGCCGCGGTGCCCGACCGGCCCGTGGTGCTGCGGGCCTGGGACTACCACACGATGTGGTGCAATTCCGTCGCGCTGGAGCGTGCGGGGATCACAGCGGACACCCAGGAGCCTGTGCTCGGTGAGATCCCCCGCCGCGAGGATGGTTCGGTGCTCGGCACGCTGCGCGAGTGGGGCGCGATGGACCTCATGAACTCGGTGATGCCGTCGCACAGCGAAGATGTCAGGGTGGCGGCGCTTGCCACCGCCGCCGACTACTACCTGGCCCGTGGCGTGACCTGGGTGCAGGACGCGTGGGTCGAGCCGGCCGACCTCGACACCTACATCGCCGCGACCGGAAACGATGCGCTGCGGATGCGGTTCAACCTCGCGTTGTACGCCGACCCGCGCTATTTCGACTCGCAGGTAACGGCTTACGCCGATGCGCGCCGCCGCGTCGACGACGCGGGCTCACCGCTTCTGACCGCCCAGACGGTGAAGTTCTTCGCCGACGGGGTCGTGGAGAACGAGACCGGTGCGCTTCTTGCGCCCTACTGCTCCGGGCTGCACAACCACGGACAACGCAACTGGGAGGGCGACTCGCTGGCCGAGGCGGCCGCCCGTGTCGACGAGCAGGGCCTCCAGATCCACATCCACGCGATCGGCGACGCGGCGGTTCGTCAGGCGTTGGACGCGATCTCCTATGTGGTGCACCGCAACGGCCCCCGAGACCGTCGTCCGGTGATCGCACACGCCCAACTGGTCGACGACGCCGACCTCGGCCGGTTCGCCGAGCTCGGAGTGATTCCGAACATGCAACCGCTGTGGGCACAGCTGGACGCACTGATGACGGTGCTGACGGTACCGCGGCTCGGCGCGCAGCGTGCCGACAAGCAGTACCGGATACGAAGCATCGAAGAGTCCGGCGCCCCTTTGGCTTTCGGTTCGGACTGGCCGGTGTCGTCGGGCGCACCGTTTGACGGCATCGCGATCGCGGTGTCCCGGCAGACCGAAGACGGCGAGCCCGCGGGGGGATGGACCCCGGACGAGATCCTGCCGATCGAGCGGGCGCTGTCGGCGTACACGGCCGGCGTGGCCTATCAGGCGTTCGCCGAACACGGCTGGGGCAGGCTCGTCCCTGGGGCGAGCGCCGATCTGGTCTGGCTGGATCGCGACCCACGTACCACCGCGGCGCTGGAGCTGCCGGCGCTCGACATTCGTGCCACGTATCTGCGCGGCGAGCCGGCCTACTCGGCCACGGATTAAAGGAGAAGCACATGTCCACTGCGCCAGCGGATTCGACCGTTCCGCCACCGTTCGCCGAGGAGGGGGAAGGCCACCTCAAGCGGGTCCTGGGCACCCCGTCCCTTGTGCTCTTCGGGCTGGTGTACATGGTGCCGCTGACGGTGTTCACCACATACGGCCTTGTGACGCAGATGAGCGGCGGCCGCGTGCCGGTGGCCTATCTGGTGACGCTTGCCGCGATGGTGTTCACCGCCAGATCGTATGCGCGGATGGCCGCGGCGTACCCGGTGGCGGGTTCGGCGTACACGTACGCGCAGAAGTCGTTCGGCGCGCCGACCGGCTTCCTGGCGGGCTGGTCACTGTTGCTGGACTACCTGTTCCTGCCGATGCTCAACTACCTCGTCATCGGCATCTACATGGGGGCCGCGCTGCCCGGCGTTCCGACGTGGGTGTGGATCCTCATCGCGATCGCGGTGGTGACGATCCTCAACATTCTGGGCATCGTGTCGGTGTCGTGGGCCAACGTCGTCATCATCGGATTGCAGTTCGTGTTCATCGCCGTGTTCGTGGTGATGTCGATCTCGTCGATCTCGGGATCCGGCAGCGTCAACCTGATGGCGCCGCTGGCCGGGGATGGCACCGTTGACGGAATCAGCCCCGTCTTCACCGGTGCCGCGCTGCTGTGCCTGTCATTCCTGGGCTTCGATGCGGTCTCCACTCTGTCCGAGGAAGCCAAGGACGCCAAACGCACTGTGCCCAAGGCGATCATGATCGCCACAGTGCTGTCCGGCTTGATCTACTTCGTGCTGTCCTACATCTCGCAGTTGGACTTCCCGTCCAACCAGTTCGAGGACGTCGACTCGGGTTCGCTCGACGTCATGCTCGCTGCGGGTGGGCAGTTCCTCAACGTGTTCTTCACCGCGGCATACGTCGCGGGGTGCATCGGGTCGGCGCTGACGTCGCAGGCATCGGTGTCGCGGATCCTGTTCGCGATGGGCCGGGACGGAATTCTGCCCCGCAAGGTGTTCGGCCATGTATCCGTGCGGTTTGCCACCCCGACTTTCGCGATCCTGGTGGTATCGGTGATCTCACTGCTGGCGCTGTGGATCGATCTCACGGTGCTGATCGCGCTAGTGAGTTTCGGCGCACTGGTGGCCTTCTCGGCGGTCAACCTGTCGGTGATCAAGCACTACTTCTTCGACCGGAGCGAACGCAATGTGTTCAACAACATGGTGCTGCCGATCATCGGCTTCGCGCTGACCCTGTGGCTGTGGACCAGCCTGCCCGGCCTTGCGCTGAAGGTCGGATTGATCTGGCTGGCCATTGGATTCGTCTGGCTGCTCGGGGTGACACGCGGGTTCCAGCGCCCGACGCCGGTGCTCGATTTGAAGGAGTAGTCACCTCAGGCGATCGATGCCCTTGAACATCACGCCGCTGTCCACCCGGCCGGTGGCGACGACCGCTATCCGACGGGGAAGTTGCCGAACAGGAGAAGCGCCAGGCCGAGCGCGACGAACGCGAAGATCAGAAACCACGTGCGCAGGTCGTTGAGGGTCGCGATCTCGGCCTTGCCGTCGCTGACCCACTGCAGATACAGCGTGCCGATGATCGAGGCCGCGACGAAGCCGAGCACGAACTTCACCGAACCGCTTCCAGAACTCGAAAAGAGAAGGACTGGCCACAGACTCATTTTCTCGCGCATGCGCCCGCTCGACCTTCAGCGCGAAGTAGGCGGTCAGCGCGATCGCCACCACACCGATCAACGCGTTCTGGGTGGTCTTGACGATCGTCGCGATC is a genomic window of Mycobacterium sp. ITM-2016-00318 containing:
- a CDS encoding nitrilase-related carbon-nitrogen hydrolase — translated: MITLTAAAPASLSRTTATNRPSLRVGLVQHRWRPDPTVLTSVLRGAIDRAAGEGARIVFLPEIALLRYPADVPAGPDSGAAAEDLVDGPTFALAADAARANGIFVHASLYEKAQAEDGLGFNTAILVSPSGELVGRTRKLHIPISAGYYEDTYFRAGTADGNPYPVYEPDGLGARIGMPTCWDEWFPEVARNYSLGGAEIVVYPTAIGSEPKFPAFDTRPLWQQVIVANGISSGLFMVVPNRTGDEGALSFYGSSFISDPYGRVLVAAPRDEEAVLVADLDLDQRRDWLELFPFLLTRRPDTYAALTAPVDTERPYGAGHAATAVIK
- a CDS encoding amidohydrolase, producing the protein MTATIFTGGVIWTGSGPVTDALLVTDGVVRATGDEARSSAEGADEIDLGGGFLMPSFGDGHAHPLYGGLESAGPEVRPCHTVDEIVSAVKDFAMKNPDEDWIVGASYESSMAPDGLFDARWLDAAVPDRPVVLRAWDYHTMWCNSVALERAGITADTQEPVLGEIPRREDGSVLGTLREWGAMDLMNSVMPSHSEDVRVAALATAADYYLARGVTWVQDAWVEPADLDTYIAATGNDALRMRFNLALYADPRYFDSQVTAYADARRRVDDAGSPLLTAQTVKFFADGVVENETGALLAPYCSGLHNHGQRNWEGDSLAEAAARVDEQGLQIHIHAIGDAAVRQALDAISYVVHRNGPRDRRPVIAHAQLVDDADLGRFAELGVIPNMQPLWAQLDALMTVLTVPRLGAQRADKQYRIRSIEESGAPLAFGSDWPVSSGAPFDGIAIAVSRQTEDGEPAGGWTPDEILPIERALSAYTAGVAYQAFAEHGWGRLVPGASADLVWLDRDPRTTAALELPALDIRATYLRGEPAYSATD
- a CDS encoding APC family permease: MSTAPADSTVPPPFAEEGEGHLKRVLGTPSLVLFGLVYMVPLTVFTTYGLVTQMSGGRVPVAYLVTLAAMVFTARSYARMAAAYPVAGSAYTYAQKSFGAPTGFLAGWSLLLDYLFLPMLNYLVIGIYMGAALPGVPTWVWILIAIAVVTILNILGIVSVSWANVVIIGLQFVFIAVFVVMSISSISGSGSVNLMAPLAGDGTVDGISPVFTGAALLCLSFLGFDAVSTLSEEAKDAKRTVPKAIMIATVLSGLIYFVLSYISQLDFPSNQFEDVDSGSLDVMLAAGGQFLNVFFTAAYVAGCIGSALTSQASVSRILFAMGRDGILPRKVFGHVSVRFATPTFAILVVSVISLLALWIDLTVLIALVSFGALVAFSAVNLSVIKHYFFDRSERNVFNNMVLPIIGFALTLWLWTSLPGLALKVGLIWLAIGFVWLLGVTRGFQRPTPVLDLKE